The Callospermophilus lateralis isolate mCalLat2 chromosome 11 unlocalized genomic scaffold, mCalLat2.hap1 SUPER_11_unloc_1, whole genome shotgun sequence DNA window tgtgtttctggttccttggatctaaagaaagagaaACATTAACATCTAGTAAAACTCTATATAGTATTCATTTCAGTAGGTATATACTACTAAATTAATTTGGTAAAAGTACCTTTTTTGTATAATTGCAAGCTCTAGAAGGGGAGAAGGCTAAGGCAATATGGGACAAGATATCTTAAACCGTGGGCTGGTGGCACGCACACTCTTTCCAATTCCTGCTTGTTTAAAACCTACATAGCCATCTGAGGATGTCCACTGTGCATTATGGGCCACAAAGCCTCTCTATTTTCAGGAGAAGTGCTGATATGTCATAGCATCAACCCAGTAGGATCATCTATTTCTAGATGACAAGTTGTTCCGCACAGATGGGACTATGCAGGTCCAAGGCCTAAAGTAGGAAGAATGGGAAAACCTCTGGTCTAGACTCAGGGTTACCCCTAGACCTATATTAGTCTCCTGTCTAAAAAGCATTCTTGCCTAGTACCTGGCTCTGGGTTCTGAGCCTAAGTTTCTCTAGTGCTGTGTCCGTCTGTGTTCTGCCTTCCAAAAGCTTAGTCCTTCTACCTGCTTATATGCTCCCTAGTGCCAGATGCCCACTTTCTCCCTCAGTCCTCAAAATCATGCTCCTACAAATTTCTGAGGACTCCTCCAATACCTCATGTGCTCCAAGCCATGGTAGCAGTGGTCTGACCAGGCTGTGCTACTTGGTCTGCTGTGCTCCTAGATGCCCGGCTTGCCTGATGAAGTCCTTCTAGAACTTGTGTCAGGCCCACCCATCAGCTGCTCTAGACTCTGGGGCTTCTGTACTCATTGACTCAACCATGTCAAATAACCTCCTGCAGCTGGACACTTTTGTTTGTGCCATGGGAGACTGGGTTACCTTTTTTCCCTCTTTGTTCAATTGTGGTCATGTCACTGAATGAGGGATAGTCTAACTGAGTATCTATATTCATCTGTTGTCACAGATACCTGATTTTAATATCAAGTGATAAATTGATAGTACTTCTCAATTGATACATGTTTGGAATCTCTCTTCTCAACACAATCAATAAACGAATTTGTATTGTTTTCAAGGGTGGATGTGAACAGACGAGGTATTATCTTATTGCTTGAATAAAACTTTCTCTTACAAGAAGATAATCTCCATTCatgtatcatttaaaaatattccaaaTGCCTGATAGTTTTGAAATATGAAAGAATAAtgtgacaaattatttcaactttcatgtaattattttctttatcattaCATTAATAGATATTTCTATTTGTTGAGAGATCATGTAGAAATATGCTTTATCTTCTAAATAATCACTTTCTAATGTAAACattacttatatatatatttagatattTTAGAGTTGGACACACCTTTGCTTGGAATGGAATGGATGTCCAAAACTTTCATGTCTTCCAAATTTGAATTTGTATTTGCCACTTTGTAGTTTGGAAGTGCTGGAAGAATTATATAACCTCTCTCAATTCTAGTTCCTGGTCTATAAAAGAGAGAGGACATGGAATATATTAGGaatccaataaatatttatggtATGTATGAATCCAAGGTCAGATGACATAAAGTCATTAAAATGGTTAGCATAggtactcaacaaatatttatggaacTGAAGAATTTGAAGGTAACCTAGCAGACACGAAACCCTAGATGCTCAGTAAATCACGTTTCCTATTAATTTTCTTTGAATAGCTGCAATCCTAGTGTCTGTGCCTCTCTTTTAACTCTCTCTGTATGCAGTTTCATGTGTGAGAGTCTTGATATTTTGAATTAATGGTGGGCCTTGAAGGCCTAGATTATTTCTTACCTTGAGGGTTGTTGAAAAGAAGGCACTGGAAGGACTCATTAAATACCTGTTGACTAATCAAAGGCCCAAAAAGGTTGATCAATTTCTAATAACCCCAATGTCTGCTTTGAAGAAAGCCTAGAAAGGGTGGACCAAAGTACTACTTGACATGAGGAGTTCTAGATTCAAGATCTTGGCAGAAGTAAAACAATATTAATAACTGAAGATGAGAGGAACACCCAACTAATATTACCTAGAGCTTCTCTGTACCAGACTGTGGTGAGTACTTTACAAGCTTATTTAATAATAAGACAATCCAGGTCTACAGGCTGCATCATCTCCTTATTTGATAGGGTGAACCCAGAGAAATTAAATGACATGTGCAAGATTATTCAGCAAAGAAAATGTAAGACCCAGAACTTCTCAGCTAGACTGAACTGGAGATGAGGCGAGTGCATGAATGCTGACAATCTTGGGGATATGAATTTACTGTTTTATGCCTTAGTTTTcccttctgtaaaatgaggactAATCATAAAGTCTGCCTTCCTTGCTTCAAAAGGTGATTGATTAGAAGCACGAAATAAGAAGAGATTTGGGAGAATATGCCCTCAATAATAAAGTACTCTACAAATAGTTCCTGTGATTTAAGTCAGGAGGGCGATCCCCAAGATCTCACATTCAGAAAGGAAGCCTCAACCTTATCCCTGAGGCATGAGTGGTGCCTTTGGTGCACTTGCTTTCTCATCTTTGCAGGGGAAAGACTTACAGAACAAAGCTCCCTCATCGTGGCGTCCTGGAGGGCTTTCAAGGTCCTCGTGAACTGGGCTTCTGGGTGATCTGCATGTGAGCCCAGGCCATGCCTACAGACTGGAGTTGCAGGGCCGGGGCTTGGCCTTTCTGCACAGCAGTGGGGATGGTGATGACAGCAGCCACAGCAGAGGGTAGGTGTAGTGTGGCAGGTGCCCATTGGGTAAAGACTAGGGAAACCCGTGTCCAGAGAGACCGATTTGGTGAGGGGCAGGGACCTCTGAGTGAAGGCCTTGTCACTTGGGGATGAACAGCAATGCCAGGGCTGGGTTTCATAGGTATAAGTCTGAACAGAAACATCAGTGACCTGTCTCACTTCTGTCTCTAGTCTTGGTCCTGTGGTAGTCAAAGGGTCACACAGAGTGCATTCTAAATCTGTGCTTCCACAGTCAGTCCCCAAGGCCATGGCACTGTGAGCAGCTGACACCAGATTAGAGGACATCTGGGATGACACAGACTGGGAGCAGCCAGCGTTTGAGTCAGTGGGAACATCTCCAGGCAGTTTATTGAGGTGGGAAACAGACCTGTCAGATGTTTGGCCAAGGTCAACTGAACAGGATGTGACTTCTCTGTGCTTAGGAAGTTGCTGTGGTAGCCACTCTTGTACTAGTGAGCTGTGGCTGGTGTAGGGACAAAACTTGCTGCCCTCTTCTGCTCCTAGGGCCTCCAAGTCCTCATGAGGGAAATTGTCTTGAGTCTGATGAATCCCAGGAAAACTTTGAGACTCACAGTGGTGGCCTTGTGCGAGTATTTCCTCTGTTCCCTCAGGCCCCAGAGTCCTGTCCTTCTCTTCTGTGATGTGGGCCAATCCCAGAGGGCCACAATATGTGGAGGTGACCATGGCTCCAGGGCCTTCGTATTCAGCATGGAACACTGGTGGGGGCTGCCACAGATGGCCGACTTCCCTTGGGTGTTCTTTCCCAGTGGCGGTCTTGGCCAGGGTTGCGTCTGGGATCAACAGCTCTGGTGGCCCCTCTGTGGCCTCAAGCTGAGGCTCTTCCTCCACCACAGATGCTGAAGCCTTTTCTTCCAAGATGCTCCAGTCTTGGCTAGAAAAAGATGTGCTCACCATGCTTTTGGAACCAGACCTCTCTGACTCTTGCTGACAGTCCTGGGATGACACTAAGCTGTGGCTCTGATCCCCTGGCTTTCTGCCTCCGTTCTCAGCAGGACTCTGGCTGCTAGGGAAGGAAGACATCTGTAGGAGCAACCGGGACAAAGGGAAAGGTGTCAGGAGGTGGGGAAGGCAATAGGGGTAAGGTTGTAAGTGTCATCATGGTTGACTCCGAAGTTAGGAGACAAAAGTTACAGGCTCAAGTTCTACATCAGTGTGTGCTTCATCCAGCATCAGTTCATGAGGCTCCGCTttcttgattaaaaaaattaaaaggatggggctggggttgtggctcagtggtggagcgcttgcctagcatgcaggaggcactgtgtttgatcctcagcaccacataaaaaggaagaaagaaagaaggaaagaaaggaagaaataaagggaaaaaagaaggagtggtattgtgtccatctacaactaaaaaatatatatattaaaaaaatgaaaaggaaaggtggaaTGTTCTGAAACCTCGTCTACTGTGACTCCATCATGCTCTGCCCCTTGACTGCACATGGCATGTGCCTCCAAACCCTTCTGAATCTGGCAGCCATCTTAAACTTATCTTACCTTCTAAGTTAGCCATGAGTGAGGTTAGGGTGGACCATGTGGGGTGAGCAATAAGGGCCCTCTTCCTACCTGGAAGGGTGGGGCTTCCGGTGGCTCCTCCAGAAACCCACTGCTGTCGGACTGACAGCTGTTTGTTCTGTCCACCCTGGTGCCTGTGAGAAGAAAGAGGCCTTGAGTTCAGTAAAATAGAAACATGCTGCCAACAGGACCCCCTAGGTGCCCAGCATGTCAGAGAGCCTCCACAAATGCCAAGCATATAGGAATAAAGGAATTCCATTACTTTCTCTCTTAGTTGCTAAAGAGTTCATGTAAAGCTGCATCTCTAGTTTCCTAATACAAAGAGGAAAACATGTACTAGAGGAAGGGGCACTAACTTCTCTCAAAACTAAGTTACAGACAGGCACAGTCATGCATGCAtgttatcccagcagctcgggaggctgaggcaggagagttgcgagttcaaagctaacctcaaaaacaaggtgctaagaactcagtgagaccctgtctctaaataaaatacaaaatagttttggggatgtggctcagtggttgagtgtccttgaTTTCAGTCCCTGGCACCctccccccaaacaaacaaacaaaagactaaATAACAATATGGTTGTGAGCAGATTCTTTACTGAGGGGAAGAAAATTCAGAAGGAGACCTTACATGCCTTAAATTCTACActaataaaacagtaaaaaactaaaatttgtatgtgtgtgtgtatatttacatattcttttttcttttactaaaTTGTTACTAAATTTTAGATAAGAATCTTTtcctaagccaggtgtggtggcacaagcctgtaatcccagtggcacaggatgctgaggcaagagaattgcaaattcaaagacatcctcagcaacttagtgaggtcctaaagcaactcagtgagaccattcttgaaataaaatataaaaaagggctgggaatgtggcttagtgcttaagtgactctgggttcaatcctggtacacacacacacacacacacacacacacacaaacacacacacaaagaagataattgaataaacaaaaataatagcaaTGTGTATGGGGATTATAACAaagacctagaaaagtgaaaagtcTGCAAAAATAAGCACTTATTATTATAAAACTGAGTTGTGTGCATGGTAATAGCTACCCAAAAGATATTCCTTTAACATGTGCAATATGTACAAAACATTTAACTTGGGTAATAGACTTGTTTACTTATTGTCAGAGAAAATAGAGACTATTGATTGTGTATTTATTatagaaataaatacattttaaatatacaaattaaatgtatatttaattTGTGTAATACATTTGATTTTACTGCTTTTGTTATAATTTTAACTCAATCAGTATTAAAACTTTCTAGATCCTTTCAGAGTTAGGAGAACAATTTGTGcttctgtgaaaaaataaatgatgatgaTTGTAGTAAACTTTCAAAAGCTCAATgcagaatataattttttaaaagtattatgcAACAGGCCCTGTCATTTTGGCACAACCCTATAGAGTGGACACCGTATCTTCAAATATTTTCTACATGAACCCCATCTTGCAAGCTTATCATACAAGCTTCAGGACCCCTGGCTGCCTGTTACTACTCACTCCCAAAGCCCCTCTGCAGTACAGTATGCAGACAGGAGAGAAGAGGACAGGACTAATTTCCACTCTTCACTCTCCACCCCCATACTACATATCATTAGAAACCCAACAGGATGCTTGAGCCTTGTTGGAGGATGGCAAGGTAAACTTTGCAACCTCTTGTTCTTTCTTTATGTTTTGGTGTAAAATTTGCACCACAAACTGAAGGACTCCCAGTACGTCATTATTATTTCATCTTTCCAGATAATATCTAAGTAATTATTATTCTGGAGTATAAACTTCACATATGATGTTTGCCATTCCCCTTCTTACAATGCAAAATGAAATGATAAATTAGAATATTAGAATAAAGTGATGTGTTACAGTGTATTCACCCATAGACTGGGTGGACCATAACAGCCTGTTTCAAATGTAAATACAGATGTCCCTGGTATAGGTAggagattggttccaggacctctCCCAAAATTCCAAAATCctcagatgctcaagtcccttatattaaaaaaaaatggcatagTGTTAGCATATAACCTACACATATCTTCTTTTGTACTTTCTTTTTTGAGTTAGGTATTCTTTGTGGGAGAGAGGAAAAGTATTGGtgattaaattcaggggcacttgactacttagccacatcctgagccctattttgtattttgtttaaagacagggtctcactgagtcgcttagcGCCTTACCTTTGCTGAGACTGCTTTGAActcttccctcagcctcctgagctgctgggattataggcatgtaccaccatgccctgctACATGTACTTTGTGTTTTTAGGATGCTTTTTGTGTAATTTAAATCTTCCTAGATTACTTATAtagctaatacaatgtaaatgctatgtgttGTATATGGTCAGTACAAAAGCTTTGTTCCTTTGAATATTTTTGGTCTGTGGTTGGGCTGTGGATGCAGAAGCCCTTCATGTATGGAGGACAGATTAAACAACCATATACATGAAGGGTGTCTAAAAAGTACAAGGAGTAATCTCCTCTAAAAGGGGTATGTTTGTCATATAACTGTTACTTTTCATTAACTATTtataaagcaaaaacaaacaaatctctGAAACTGACTTAAGGGAATCTGTGAGTCCATCAGGCTTTGAGGACCTCACTTGTGTGGTGAGATCAAATGGTGGAGTTGGGCATGATTCTGTCAGCAATGAAGCTTTTTAACTTGTGTTTGCTCTAAAAGTTGAATGCatgcatttaaattattttaagaaacTCAACAAGAAAAATGTGGGAAAATTTACAGATGGGTTAATTTCTTTAAGAGGTTCAAAATTCTTGCTCCTTTTAAAGCACCTTTTCAGCAACTAGACCATAACACCTAGATACTGGGCTTCCAAATTCTaaatattcccttaggggtgtagGAATTAAAAAAGACAAAGGATGAGAAATCACCTAGCTCAGGATGGCTATGATGGATTAttaaaaaaacagacaaaaacaaaTGTGTATCATGTATCACTCCCCCACCCTCATATGAATGTGTATCACAAGGGAGGCTGGACTTCAGGGAAGGAAGTTGGGCTTTTGGCAAGAGTAACAGAAGTGGTACCAGCATACCCAGGTCAGTTCCTGAAGCTAGCTAGACCAAGAGTGAGCAACCCAAGTCTCAGATCCTCAAGAGAATTCCCCCTGAGCACTTAACATATCCAAGAGCCAGAGCTCTTCCTTACTCTGCTAAATGGGGGCCTTgacttcccacttggatgctaccAGTCCTTGTCCTCCAGCTAGATCTTATTTCCCCAGCCTTCCACTCCTGGTTGGCTCTTGTTCCAAACCAGTTAGATAAATAGAACCCTTCACTACCAACCTTCTACACAATTTTGTTATATTGTTTCAATGGCTGGTTCTCCCACCAGGCCAACTTCTCTATGATGAACACTGCTGAAATGCTGCTAGGCTCCGTGACTGAATCATCTAGAAGATCTGGAGCCACCTATCTGGTTCAAATTCTGACTCTTTTATTTATGAGCTATGTAATGTGGGGGAAGTCTGCTTGTCTCCTTGTGTCTGATCCCTCATGTGGAAAAAATGAATATGATACTGTTATTTGTGGAGTTTTGATTAGAATAATATCCACTATTGTCATATATGTAAGCAATAAAAAATCTAATATATTAATAAGGATGCAGAGCATCACTATTGATATTATTATTGAATATCATGAATGATCATTgtgattaatattaatatttattttaagtttccTTTTTCAGTACACAGCTGTCTTCATGAATTTCAGttttatcttcccaattaggtggACCTGCCTGGTGCAGGACTACTTCACtgttatatacatttaaaaacattttgtgcCTGGGAGGAGGCCAATGCCTCAGGCACTTTATCTAAATAATCACTAGATGGCAGCATTACACCAACCACAGAGTGAGGAGCCAAATCCCTACCAAGAACCTTGGAATGGTTCACATGAGCAAGCCAAGTCAACCTGAAGGCTGCTTTTCTGGACTGTAATGATAATAAAAGCTTCTGAATCCTAAGTGAAAAATTTTACATCTTAAATAGTCTGTTCATATAGGCTCAAGGGAAAAAAAACCTATGGAATTGAAAGATTAAGGagggagagggaaaaaaagaatagtATGGCAGGCCAAAGTTGTATAGAGAAAGAGAACAACCTGAGACTGTTTGGATTCACTGTCTTCATCAGAGATTCTAACTCACTTATGTCATTACCGAGTTCCTATCTCTTCCATCTTATAATGATAGAAAATTTCTGTGAGAGCTCAGGGGTAAAGCTGAGTCACAGACCAAGGTATCTTAGAACTGGAGTGGACTTTGCACCTGAGGCAAATGCAAACACCCTTAGGAGGTGAGCAGGTAGCCTAAGTATGTGAAGCAACTCGGTTCAGGACCAGAAGTGGTGTGGTGTGGGTTGTGTGGACTACTCTGGTTGTTCCTCaagggcatttttaaaaaattgatttaaaaatgttttctagaCTAACAAAATCTCTCCATTGGCCACAGTCTCCAGGTAAGAAGTCAAGATGGTGTCATGTATCATATAATGCAGGAATCCCTTCTAGAACAATCCTAACAGATGTCACCTAGCAGTGTTCACAATTCTTGTTATGGGGAATTGTTCCTATGTGATTAGAACCTTAGAGCATATTATACTTTTCAGAAATGCTGAAATTCATAGAATTTTCCATTTATTGATCACAGTAAAACTCAGTGAAGTAACAAACAGAACATGACTAACCCCCTTTTCTGAAGAAAGTTCTCTTGTACTTTCCAAGCCTTTCTCCTTAGTGTAGTCCCCCCATTCCCTTTAGATCAGTCCTCATAGGACAGGGTTTCCTACTGTTTGTCCCTTGTACTTTCCGATAAGCTCTTACTTAATAATGCTTGCTGTAAAGCCTGGCTTCCAGATCTTGTTTCCGAAGCCAGCTGAGAACTGGCCTGGCCAGCATCGTCAGCAGGAAGATTGTTCTCCTCCCTACCTCTGGGTATTTTGGTTCCATACTCAGCCTAAGGTTGTGTGAGTTTAGTTAGAAATGGTGCTCCCAGGGTTGGGTTACGCCAACTAAGGAATAAATATTCTGAAAACTAAATGAAGGATTTAGCTTGCATCCTTGTGGAATTGCTCATTTGAGATCATAGTGCCTTCCTGTCAAGGATGATTTTGATCAtcacttaaaaaattcattttcattttatattctctAAGAATGGAGAATATTATGTCTGCCTTAAACCTTAGTTTTGGTCTTAGTTCATGAATTTTTGTATATTGTACATGTTATGATTTCCATTTTCATCTTGTTTTGTTGCCAtacttttggtatttattttgctcattcattttgcttttttacttttctttgaaTCTTTATTTTAAATGTGAATAGAATTTTTGAATGATGCTTAAGTCTATTTCTTTGTTTAGATGTATTTATTCCATGTATTTATTCTGAAACTTACTTGTATTATCTATCTATAGCTTGGAAAAATGTTCTTGCTGTGGATCAAGGCACTGTTAATTACTGACGGCAACAGACTTTGGAGGCAGAGCCTGGGTGGCTCTTGAGGAAATCTTCATTCTTGACAAATGAACCTTGGTCCCCCGTGGTGTCCTATGCAGACCTAAGATAGTCCACAGTATCAGCAAAGACACCTGCCCTCATGGAGCTTATGTCTTGACTGTGACCCAGGAGAATTAGTTGTTATGGAAGACATTCCTGAGACAAGTTGATTCTTTCTTCTATGCCAGAAGTCTTGGTAGAAGACTTCCCCTGCAAGGTTTCTATATCACATTCTGATAACTTCCATTAGCAGCATCCTGCTGATACTTTTGGTTCAAGTTCCTTAACCCAGGAATCCCacccctccttttttttcctttttccttttctctctcttctcccttcccttttctcttactgATTGCTTCA harbors:
- the LOC143385946 gene encoding LOW QUALITY PROTEIN: protein ITPRID1-like (The sequence of the model RefSeq protein was modified relative to this genomic sequence to represent the inferred CDS: deleted 1 base in 1 codon; substituted 1 base at 1 genomic stop codon) — translated: MPPSGFMMNVFVVGRTSDKGYVTSATSEEQRERDEQDLVIYADETWKNTPCHVQGPREPNQLGDDEKFHMAKRPLKMSFQAVYSVGCIIEGTRVDRTNSCQSDSSGFLEEPPEAPPFQMSSFPSSQSPAENGGRKPGDQSHSLVSSQDCQQESERSGSKSMVSTSFSSQDWSILEEKASASVVEEEPQLEATEGPPELLIPDATLAKTATGKEHPREVGHLWQPPPVFHAEYEGPGAMVTSTYCGPLGLAHITEEKDRTLGPEGTEEILAQGHHCESQSFPGIHQTQDNFPHEDLEALGAEEGSKFCPYTSHSSLVQEWLPQQLPKHREVTSCSVDLGQTSDRSVSHLNKLPGDVPTDSNAGCSQSVSSQMSSNLVSAAHSAMALGTDCGSTDLECTLCDPLTTTGPRLETEVRQVTDVSVQTYTYETQPWHCCSSPSDKAFTQRSLPLTKSVSLDTGFPSLYPMGTCHTTPTLCCGCCHHHPHCCAERPSPGPATPVCRHGLGSHADHPEAQFTRTLKALQDATMRELCSXTVLEMKAMKTVCQSFREHLEEIEQHLTGQQALFSRDMSEEEREEAEQLQTLCEALRQQVEELEFQLGDRAQQIREGLLLQLEFLTAEPPEHYTHLQQHNWTEENSSQTSSANTHTAMVGGQKPPCSGELLSKEMEPSYFLKRKYFFSSGKIKSKDF